TTCTTCTCCCAGGGATGGAACTCGTAAACCCTTGATCCGTCGGGCATGATCATCACCACTCGGTGGTCCTGCCAGGCGCGAAGGTGGTTCTTGCCAAGCTTGGGAACGTTGAACACCGGCTCGTCGGTACGGTCGAGTCCGGGTAGCAGCCTTGCCTCCTCTTTCTGCTCCTGCAGGATGCGTGCAATGGGCACCATGTAACGCCGGGTCTCCTCCTTGCCCTTCATGTTGAAGGTATAGTAGGGGTCTATCCCGATCGATTTGAGGTCGAGACGCAGCTTGACCGACTCGAACCGGCGGGAGTTCTCGAGGGTGAATACCTCCTGGTTGTAAACCATCATACCTGCTTTCCTGATCAGCTGCACCGCGGCGGCGGCCTCGGGGGTGACCTCGTAGGGATGCTCGAAATGGGTGATGATGGAGATCTGCCTTCGGCCGGGCACGTTGAACCGCTCGAGGATCGAGACAAGCTTCGGGGTCCACCTCATGGGCAAAACGACGGGTGTGCGGGTGCCGAACCGCACCCTGTAAATGTGATCTTTTTTGGCAACCTCCACGAGTATCTTCTCGATAACCTCATCATCCATTATCATCGGGTCGCCGCCCGTGATGAGCAGGTCGCCCACGCTCCGGTGGTCGTCAAGCCACGCGATGGCCTTGTCAATCACCTCGTCCGGTGCCTGGGCCCCGGGATCCATGCACTCGTCAATCTCCCAGTTGCGCTGACAATAGACGCAGATCTGCGAGCATGTATTGTAGGGTTTCAGGATGCATATTCCGGGGTAACGGCGTGTGATAAGCTCGGAGGGCGAGGTGTCGTGCTCGCCCATGAAATCGAAGCGCATGCCCCTTACATCGCGGTTCTCAACCATCATATCGACGTAGTCGGGCGGCGGTATGACCTGCGCCCTCACCGCATGGTCGTATCCCAGGGTCTCCTGCTTATCCATCAGCGAGAGGTAGTAGGGG
The window above is part of the Marinilabiliales bacterium genome. Proteins encoded here:
- a CDS encoding KamA family radical SAM protein, which produces MLRTRFDYDYSSYVSMLWGSNSEIHTLLKEAAGLEDARDAMYSYLDKAERRIFDIDNDLHILEKSTVRECIRVMRSIIGPINEKRTDTSALKTLLEMARNGDEAGKDVSIAFLMEFINLFRGVAGKANIYYESEGAKKGIPDFLLKEGKEASEARTGILDDLGASMSKYFRKYPGGLDSEVIGWREHNKKNVLKYFGGSGDDWYDYRWHLKNVIKDEKPLLALIDLSSQQKEAVIKAARNRIPFGITPYYLSLMDKQETLGYDHAVRAQVIPPPDYVDMMVENRDVRGMRFDFMGEHDTSPSELITRRYPGICILKPYNTCSQICVYCQRNWEIDECMDPGAQAPDEVIDKAIAWLDDHRSVGDLLITGGDPMIMDDEVIEKILVEVAKKDHIYRVRFGTRTPVVLPMRWTPKLVSILERFNVPGRRQISIITHFEHPYEVTPEAAAAVQLIRKAGMMVYNQEVFTLENSRRFESVKLRLDLKSIGIDPYYTFNMKGKEETRRYMVPIARILQEQKEEARLLPGLDRTDEPVFNVPKLGKNHLRAWQDHRVVMIMPDGSRVYEFHPWEKNITPVPPYNYVDVPIYYYLEELAARGENIRDYRTIWYYY